TATCGCTATTTCTGCGATATTAGCCCCATAGTCACCAATACGGTCAATACTGTCCGAGACAATACGCAGGTGCAGCGCATCCCGGGCATCCATGGTTGTCAGTTTGCGATTTATGGCATGCAGTGCTTCTTCAACGTCTTTTTTCATTCCTATTGCCATATTGGCCCGTTCGATATCTGATGTGAACAATGAATCTGCAGCATTCCCGAACAGTACACTGGCCTTTTTCCCCGCATCTGTGAACATCGTATTCGTATCTTCAGGGAGTTCCCGGTCCAGTTTTGCGGTTGCAAGGGCAATCTTTCGCGCATGGTCTGCTATCCTTTCGATGGGACGTGCTGCCAGACTCAGGTCAAGACTCATTTCTGGAGTAATATCCTTTTGTGAATCAATGACCTGGCCACTGCGCAACATCAAACGCAGTTGTTTTTCTATGAGCAGGTTAAGCCTGTCTACTTCGTCGTCCCTTTGTGCCACGTCCATGGCAAGGTCAATGTCATAGGATGAAATTGCCTGTATTGCATCGGTATGCATGGATGCAGCTATTGAATACATACGCCTTACACTCTGGCGTAAAGAAAGTTCATTCGGGTTAAGCAGGTCCTGTATAGTCATATGATTCGCAGTATCTTCAATGATCTCGGGTCCAATGAGCTTGTGGGTAATTTGCCTGATGGTCTGTTTTTGTTCTGTCGAGATACGCTGTGAAATTAATTCAATTATATTGAACCCGGCGATATATGAAGCAATAATTTCCCTTACCAGAGGTTCCCCGTGTTTCCCTGTAACATCAAGTTGCTTTTTAGAAGGGGAGGGAGACGAAACATCGGGTGTTATGATAAGTGCCCCGTCTGGT
The window above is part of the ANME-2 cluster archaeon genome. Proteins encoded here:
- a CDS encoding phosphate uptake regulator PhoU; amino-acid sequence: MDIRKIQRTGGATYIVSLPKRWADRVGVTNGTNVGITIRPDGALIITPDVSSPSPSKKQLDVTGKHGEPLVREIIASYIAGFNIIELISQRISTEQKQTIRQITHKLIGPEIIEDTANHMTIQDLLNPNELSLRQSVRRMYSIAASMHTDAIQAISSYDIDLAMDVAQRDDEVDRLNLLIEKQLRLMLRSGQVIDSQKDITPEMSLDLSLAARPIERIADHARKIALATAKLDRELPEDTNTMFTDAGKKASVLFGNAADSLFTSDIERANMAIGMKKDVEEALHAINRKLTTMDARDALHLRIVSDSIDRIGDYGANIAEIAINSTISR